From Watersipora subatra chromosome 8, tzWatSuba1.1, whole genome shotgun sequence, a single genomic window includes:
- the LOC137402567 gene encoding C-type lectin domain family 4 member G-like produces MALLGTWTIALVSLVAVVFVSRFAHVDQQLEGQLVIVIERMELLEHKLDFSTQHLSSTIRDLEIKIHDLQQLQERRDESLKSCSNRVEGLELWNKKLEKENKKLNQTVNEIGQRLQNHVNAIKASNDKINSLGLADTELKMTDKKLNDSITKTAGSLEKVAEVLANLKRKSQKSEDSTKSSFIELKDSLTSYQRKEVHISCPPNYVRNPYSNTCLTLIAERRTYSSAKEFCEARGEYLATFETIESSVWFVNLRQTLGWRHSPHVLIGMLKEQGTWKWTGKITGLADTLVWGSGEPNNRKGRESCVASVPAFADCPCNDLNQFVCERLH; encoded by the exons ATGGCTCTGCTTGGAACATGGACCATAGCTTTAGTCTCTCTTGTAGCAGTTGTATTTGTTTCACGCTTTGCTCATGTTGACCAGCAACTAGAGGGGCAACTAGTTATTGTTATAGAAAGGATGGAGTTACTGGAACATAAGCTGGACTTCTCTACTCAACATCTCAGCAGTACTATCCGAGACCTTGAGATCAAAATACATGACCTTCAACAGCTGCAAGAGCGACGCGACGAATCGTTGAAAAGTTGTAGCAATAGAGTGGAAGGACTTGAACTGTGgaacaaaaaacttgaaaaagaaaataaaaagttgaaccAAACAGTAAACGAAATTGGACAGCGGTTACAAAATCATGTTAACGCTATAAAGGCATCAAATGATAAGATTAATTCATTGGGACTCGCTGACACAGAGCTGAAGATGACAGACAAAAAGTTGAATGATAGCATTACTAAAACCGCAGGATCGCTAGAAAAAGTTGCAGAAGTATTAGCCAATTTAAAAAGAAAGTCACAAAAGAGTGAAGACAGCACAAAATCTTCTTTTATTGAGTTGAAAGATTCACTGACCAGCTACCAAAGAAAAG AGGTTCACATCAGCTGTCCACCCAACTATGTTAGAAACCCCTACTCTAACACCTGTCTCACACTCATAGCCGAAAGGAGAACTTACAGCAGCGCCAAAGAGTTCTGTGAGGCACGAGGAGAATACTTGGCCACATTTGAGACCATTGAATCCTCAGTTTGGTTTGTAAACTTGAGACAAACTTTAG GCTGGAGACACAGCCCTCATGTGCTCATTGGAATGCTCAAAGAACAAGGAACTTGGAAATGGACAGGGAAAATCACTGGACTCGCTGACACTCTAGTTTGGGGCAGCGGTGAGCCTAATAATCGTAAAGGACGGGAAAGCTGTGTAGCCAGTGTTCCAGCATTTGCTGACTGTCCTTGCAATGACTTAAATCAGTTCGTTTGTGAGCGATTGCATTAA
- the LOC137401967 gene encoding myosin heavy chain, clone 203-like isoform X2 encodes MALLGTWTIALVSLVAVVFVSRFAQVDQQLERQLAEVIERMELLEHKLDFSTQHLSSTIRDLEIKIHDLQLLQERHEESLELCSGRVEALELWNEKLEKENKKLNQTLNEIEQRLQNHVNSIKASNDKINSLGLADTELKMTDKKLNHNITKTAASLEKVSQELVNLEEKLQESENSTTSSFFELKDALTSYQRKAWKDSPLVIIGAHRENGPWKWTGKVTGLADTLVWGDGKPDRNTRENCVASVPVFADYNCYESHHFVCEQLH; translated from the exons ATGGCTCTGCTTGGGACATGGACCATAGCTTTAGTCTCTCTTGTCGCAGTTGTATTTGTTTCACGCTTTGCTCAAGTTGACCAGCAACTAGAGAGGCAACTAGCTGAAGTTATAGAAAGGATGGAGTTATTGGAGCATAAGCTGGACTTCTCTACTCAACATCTCAGCAGTACTATTCGAGACCTTGAGATTAAAATCCATGACCTTCAACTGCTGCAAGAGCGACACGAGGAATCGTTAGAACTTTGTAGCGGTAGAGTGGAAGCACTTGAACTGTGGAACgaaaaacttgaaaaagaaaataaaaagttgaaccAAACATTAAACGAAATTGAACAGCGGTTACAAAATCATGTTAACTCTATAAAGGCATCAAATGATAAGATTAACTCATTGGGACTCGCTGACACAGAGCTGAAGATGACAGACAAAAAGTTGAATCATAACATTACTAAAACCGCAGCATCGCTAGAAAAAGTTTCACAAGAATTAGTCAATTTAGAAGAAAAGTTACAAGAGAGTGAAAACAGTACCACATCTTCCTTTTTTGAGTTGAAGGATGCACTGACCAGTTACCAAAGAAAAG CTTGGAAAGACAGCCCTCTCGTTATCATTGGGGCGCATAGAGAAAATGGACCATGGAAATGGACTGGAAAAGTGACTGGACTGGCTGACACTCTAGTTTGGGGAGACGGTAAACCTGATCGAAACACAAGAGAGAACTGTGTAGCCAGTGTCCCAGTGTTTGCTGACTATAATTGCTATGAGTCACATCATTTTGTCTGTGAACAGTTGCATTGA
- the LOC137401967 gene encoding uncharacterized protein isoform X1, whose amino-acid sequence MALLGTWTIALVSLVAVVFVSRFAQVDQQLERQLAEVIERMELLEHKLDFSTQHLSSTIRDLEIKIHDLQLLQERHEESLELCSGRVEALELWNEKLEKENKKLNQTLNEIEQRLQNHVNSIKASNDKINSLGLADTELKMTDKKLNHNITKTAASLEKVSQELVNLEEKLQESENSTTSSFFELKDALTSYQRKEVLSDCPLNYVRNPYSNTCLVLVAKRETYYSAREFCEARGEYLATFETIESSVWFMNLRRTLAWKDSPLVIIGAHRENGPWKWTGKVTGLADTLVWGDGKPDRNTRENCVASVPVFADYNCYESHHFVCEQLH is encoded by the exons ATGGCTCTGCTTGGGACATGGACCATAGCTTTAGTCTCTCTTGTCGCAGTTGTATTTGTTTCACGCTTTGCTCAAGTTGACCAGCAACTAGAGAGGCAACTAGCTGAAGTTATAGAAAGGATGGAGTTATTGGAGCATAAGCTGGACTTCTCTACTCAACATCTCAGCAGTACTATTCGAGACCTTGAGATTAAAATCCATGACCTTCAACTGCTGCAAGAGCGACACGAGGAATCGTTAGAACTTTGTAGCGGTAGAGTGGAAGCACTTGAACTGTGGAACgaaaaacttgaaaaagaaaataaaaagttgaaccAAACATTAAACGAAATTGAACAGCGGTTACAAAATCATGTTAACTCTATAAAGGCATCAAATGATAAGATTAACTCATTGGGACTCGCTGACACAGAGCTGAAGATGACAGACAAAAAGTTGAATCATAACATTACTAAAACCGCAGCATCGCTAGAAAAAGTTTCACAAGAATTAGTCAATTTAGAAGAAAAGTTACAAGAGAGTGAAAACAGTACCACATCTTCCTTTTTTGAGTTGAAGGATGCACTGACCAGTTACCAAAGAAAAG AGGTTCTCTCAGATTGCCCACTAAACTATGTTAGAAACCCCTACTCTAACACTTGTCTCGTACTTGTTGCTAAAAGAGAAACTTATTACAGTGCCAGAGAGTTCTGTGAGGCACGAGGAGAATACTTGGCCACATTTGAGACCATTGAATCATCAGTTTGGTTTATGAATTTGAGACGAACTTTAG CTTGGAAAGACAGCCCTCTCGTTATCATTGGGGCGCATAGAGAAAATGGACCATGGAAATGGACTGGAAAAGTGACTGGACTGGCTGACACTCTAGTTTGGGGAGACGGTAAACCTGATCGAAACACAAGAGAGAACTGTGTAGCCAGTGTCCCAGTGTTTGCTGACTATAATTGCTATGAGTCACATCATTTTGTCTGTGAACAGTTGCATTGA